Proteins found in one Pyrus communis chromosome 15, drPyrComm1.1, whole genome shotgun sequence genomic segment:
- the LOC137718526 gene encoding WD repeat-containing protein ATCSA-1-like, with protein sequence MWWEIGDREAGNLRPNLFSNRIKSTWIRTLQLSNYKDIISRHRGSVNSLQLDLTEGPYLLSDASEASTPVFDVQRGTDYGGGAITRHKCLFAVDKQHERGHKYAVSSAVWYPVNTGLFVTGSYDHHINVWDTNTTQVVMDFKMSGKVYRTAMSPLATSDMLIAAGTEDVQVRLCDIASGAFAHILSGHREGPKCCIFMTVEWSTSIEWVLLTGGCNGAIRFWDVRRAGCFLVLDQSQSQLGRRPPILERPATIKVFFFSCLSQKCLFSNYYLSRMCTSF encoded by the exons CAGAACTCTCCAACTCTCCAATTACAAAGACATCATCTCCCGTCACCGAGGCTCCGTCAACTCTCTCCAGCTCGATTTGACGGAGGGCCCGTACCTGTTATCCGATGCCTCCGAAGCTTCCACCCCCGTGTTCGATGTCCAGCGCGGGACCGATTATGGAGGCGGAGCTATCACGAGGCACAAGTGCCTCTTTGCGGTGGATAAGCAGCACGAGCGCGGGCATAAGTACGCGGTGTCTTCCGCCGTGTGGTATCCCGTCAACACCGGATTGTTTGTGACGGGTTCGTACGATCATCACATCAATGTTTGGGACACGAATACGACTCAGGTAGTGATGGACTTCAAGATGTCGGGAAAGGTGTACCGGACTGCAATGTCGCCGTTGGCAACTTCTGACATGCTCATTGCTGCCGGAACCGAAGATGTTCAAGTCCGCCTCTGTGATATTGCCTCTGGGGCTTTTGCTCACATCTTGTCTGGCCACCGCG AGGGTCCTAAGTGTTGTATTTTCATGACTGTGGAATGGTCTACTTCTATCGAGTGGGTTTTGCTTACAGGCGGATGTAATGGTGCAATACGTTTTTGGGACGTTAGACGTGCCGgatgttttcttgttttggatCAATCTCAATCTCAGCTTGGGAGGCGTCCACCCATCCTAGAACGCCCTGCTACAATtaaggtttttttcttttcttgtctgAGCCAAAAatgtttgttttcaaattattactTATCCCGTATGTGTACATCTTTCTAA
- the LOC137716766 gene encoding probable disease resistance protein At4g27220 isoform X1 translates to MEIVSLIVGIVDKYAVEPAIRQVGYLTHCKSKLEKLQTEVDKLSAARERLVLKVVEAEERGETIHTDVQNWRKDAEKITEEENELRKPDTQAKMSCLRGVCPNPVLRYKLGRTSTKLKQAVVNLYAKKDFASISYNVRPQDVSVVSDKHYEAFDSRNLTVKKIMDELRIPNTDLIMVYGIGGVGKTTLVEQVLRQAVKEKLFADAVMVRSVQNPDLEGIQKEIARKLGMEVQESETMSVRALHLCDRVKDKKVLVILDNIWESIDLEAVGLPCLPNCRILLTSRTRKLLSSDKRLQKDFELRVLNEKEAWRLFEAKAGDVVKNPDIRTVATDVAKKCGGLPLLVVTVASSLRNRSTLPLWKNAFSRLKVFDNEDPAEQEAYSALEWSYNQLDDPKLKRLFLICGIMVNHSVYTNLTDLLKHTIGLGLFKNFDSVEEARHALHAWIEELKDSGLLLDTENNTLITMHDLLRDVAISIASKGHRALLRAEGDVLKEWPNNKDFSENCTMISLSCKNIPRLPEVLKCQQLEYFFLHFNGDLLEIPGNFFEDMKELKVMDLTSPRISSLPPSLLLLENLRTLCLDNCVLGDITLVGQLLQLEILSFIQSKFEELPEEIGKLTRLRLLDLSWCSKLKVISPNVISRLTSLEDLRMKDSFNGWVPEGVTGERSNASLSEMKDLPLLAALSIHVPHAGSIPRDLFTDKLKRYQILIGASWEWYDADETLNTLKLKLPTGCELDNGQEMLLKRSCENLYLDGSEGADNVVYHSSSEDFQQLKHLHVQNNAQYTHIITEEVVLRNLTTLVVRDCNSLTFVLSSSMAGNRVSMEEIVSTKEYGCSALKDIGSSAIPFQNLTILVVVRCHSLKYLATYTIAKTLKRLRTMIVGSCERMTEIGATTSDGDDAGNDGEISFCQLESLNLSCLPSLQDFFSGNCIVKFPSLKAVNIYECPKLKINSFEWKSSPELQGVQITEHY, encoded by the exons ATGGAGATTGTTAGTCTAATTGTCGGAATAGTTGACAAGTATGCAGTTGAACCAGCTATACGCCAAGTGGGTTACCTAACTCACTGCAAAAGCAAACTTGAGAAACTACAGACTGAAGTGGACAAATTAAGTGCCGCTAGAGAGCGGCTAGTGCTCAAGGTTGTAGAAGCTGAAGAAAGAGGTGAAACAATCCACACTGACGTACAGAACTGGCGGAAAGACGCGGAAAAGATCACCGAGGAGGAGAACGAATTACGGAAGCCTGATACTCAAGCAAAGATGAGCTGTCTCCGTGGGGTTTGTCCAAACCCGGTGCTCCGATACAAGCTTGGCAGGACATCAACAAAGTTGAAGCAGGCGGTTGTTAACCTCTACGCAAAAAAAGATTTCGCTAGCATTTCATACAATGTCCGCCCACAAGATGTATCCGTGGTATCTGACAAACATTATGAGGCATTTGATTCGAGGAATTTAACTGTCAAGAAGATCATGGATGAACTGAGAATTCCTAATACCGACCTGATTATGGTGTATGGTATTGGAGGCGTGGGGAAGACCACACTGGTTGAACAAGTCCTTAGGCAAGCtgtaaaagaaaagttatttgCTGATGCGGTTATGGTAAGAAGTGTGCAAAATCCGGACCTTGAAGGAATTCAAAAAGAAATTGCGAGAAAGTTGGGTATGGAAGTTCAAGAAAGCGAAACTATGTCAGTAAGAGCACTTCATCTATGTGACAGGGTAAAAGACAAGAAAGTTCTTGTAATTTTAGACAACATTTGGGAAAGCATTGACTTGGAGGCGGTAGGACTTCCTTGTCTGCCGAATTGTAGAATACTTTTGACATCCAGAACTCGAAAACTGCTATCCTCAGACAAGCGGTTGCAAAAAGACTTTGAGCTTCGAGTTTTAAACGAGAAAGAAGCTTGGCGTTTATTTGAGGCGAAAGCAGGTGATGTTGTTAAAAATCCCGACATACGAACTGTGGCAACCGATGTCGCCAAAAAATGCGGAGGTTTGCCACTTTTGGTTGTCACAGTCGCAAGCTCTTTAAGAAATAGAAGTACTTTACCACTATGGAAGAATGCCTTCAGTCGCCTAAAAGTGTTTGACAACGAAGACCCAGCGGAACAAGAAGCATACTCGGCTTTAGAGTGGAGTTACAATCAATTGGATGATCCCAAGCTGAAGCGACTATTCTTGATCTGTGGAATTATGGTAAATCATAGCGTATACACTAATCTGACAGACTTGTTGAAACATACAATtggtttgggtttgtttaagAACTTCGATTCGGTGGAGGAAGCACGACATGCATTGCACGCGTGGATTGAAGAGCTTAAAGATTCTGGTCTGTTACTCGACACCGAGAACAATACATTAATCACAATGCATGATTTGTTACGTGATGTTGCCATCTCGATTGCATCCAAAGGCCACCGTGCCTTACTAAGAGCAGAAGGAGATGTCTTGAAGGAATGGCCAAACAATAaggatttttctgaaaattgcACAATGATCTCTTTGTCTTGCAAAAACATCCCTAGGCTTCCTGAAGTTTTGAAATGCCAACAACTGgagtatttttttttgcactttAATGGTGACTTGCTTGAAATCCCAGGTAACTTCTTTGAGGATATGAAAGAGCTTAAAGTTATGGATTTAACCAGTCCGCGTATTTCGTCGCTGCCTCCATCTCTTCTGCTCCTAGAAAATCTTCGAACATTGTGTTTGGATAATTGCGTGTTGGGAGACATAACTCTAGTCGGACAGCTATTGCAACTAGAAATTCTCAGCTTTATACAATCGAAGTTTGAAGAGTTGCCTGAAGAAATAGGGAAATTGACTCGTCTTCGACTGCTGGATTTAAGCTGGTGCTCTAAACTCAAAGTGATTTCACCTAATGTTATATCACGTTTGACAAGTCTAGAAGACTTGAGAATGAAAGACAGCTTCAACGGATGGGTGCCCGAAGGAGTAACCGGAGAAAGAAGTAATGCTAGCCTTTCAGAAATGAAGGACTTGCCTCTTTTAGCTGCATTAAGCATACATGTTCCACATGCTGGCAGTATTCCGAGGGACTTGTTCACTGACAAGTTAAAAAGATACCAAATATTAATCGGTGCTTCGTGGGAATGGTACGATGCGGATGAAACCCTCAACACATTGAAGCTAAAGCTCCCAACTGGCTGTGAATTGGACAATGGTCAAGAAATGTTGTTGAAGAGATCATGTGAAAATTTGTATTTGGATGGGTCGGAGGGAGCTGATAATGTTGTGTACCACTCAAGtagtgaagattttcaacaactCAAGCATCTCCATGTCCAAAACAATGCCCAATATACACATATCATTACTGAGGAG GTTGTGTTGCGAAACTTAACAACCTTGGTGGTGCGTGATTGTAATAGTTTAACTTTTGTGTTATCGTCTTCCATGGCTGGAAATCGTGTATCAATGGAAGAGATAGTGTCAACAAAAGAATATGGTTGTTCTGCATTGAAGGATATAGGGTCATCTGCTATTCCCTTCCAGAATTTAACAATTTTGGTAGTAGTTCGTTGTCACAGCTTGAAATATTTAGCAACATATACGATAGCCAAAACTTTAAAGCGGCTAAGAACAATGATCGTTGGGAGTTGTGAAAGAATGACAGAAATAGGGGCAACGACATCAGATGGAGATGATGCAGGAAATGATGGTGAGATTTCTTTTTGCCAGTTGGAAAGTTTGAACCTTTCCTGTCTACCAAGTCTGCAAGATTTCTTCTCTGGAAATTGCATTGTCAAATTCCCATCCTTGAAAGCTGTAAATATATATGAATGCCCTAAGTTGAAGATTAACAGCTTTGAGTGGAAGAGTTCCCCAGAACTACAAGGAGTACAGATAACAGAACATTATTGA
- the LOC137716766 gene encoding disease resistance protein At4g27190-like isoform X2, whose translation MEIVSLIVGIVDKYAVEPAIRQVGYLTHCKSKLEKLQTEVDKLSAARERLVLKVVEAEERGETIHTDVQNWRKDAEKITEEENELRKPDTQAKMSCLRGVCPNPVLRYKLGRTSTKLKQAVVNLYAKKDFASISYNVRPQDVSVVSDKHYEAFDSRNLTVKKIMDELRIPNTDLIMVYGIGGVGKTTLVEQVLRQAVKEKLFADAVMVRSVQNPDLEGIQKEIARKLGMEVQESETMSVRALHLCDRVKDKKVLVILDNIWESIDLEAVGLPCLPNCRILLTSRTRKLLSSDKRLQKDFELRVLNEKEAWRLFEAKAGDVVKNPDIRTVATDVAKKCGGLPLLVVTVASSLRNRSTLPLWKNAFSRLKVFDNEDPAEQEAYSALEWSYNQLDDPKLKRLFLICGIMVNHSVYTNLTDLLKHTIGLGLFKNFDSVEEARHALHAWIEELKDSGLLLDTENNTLITMHDLLRDVAISIASKGHRALLRAEGDVLKEWPNNKDFSENCTMISLSCKNIPRLPEVLKCQQLEYFFLHFNGDLLEIPGNFFEDMKELKVMDLTSPRISSLPPSLLLLENLRTLCLDNCVLGDITLVGQLLQLEILSFIQSKFEELPEEIGKLTRLRLLDLSWCSKLKVISPNVISRLTSLEDLRMKDSFNGWVPEGVTGERSNASLSEMKDLPLLAALSIHVPHAGSIPRDLFTDKLKRYQILIGASWEWYDADETLNTLKLKLPTGCELDNGQEMLLKRSCENLYLDGSEGADNVVYHSSSEDFQQLKHLHVQNNAQYTHIITEEVCH comes from the coding sequence ATGGAGATTGTTAGTCTAATTGTCGGAATAGTTGACAAGTATGCAGTTGAACCAGCTATACGCCAAGTGGGTTACCTAACTCACTGCAAAAGCAAACTTGAGAAACTACAGACTGAAGTGGACAAATTAAGTGCCGCTAGAGAGCGGCTAGTGCTCAAGGTTGTAGAAGCTGAAGAAAGAGGTGAAACAATCCACACTGACGTACAGAACTGGCGGAAAGACGCGGAAAAGATCACCGAGGAGGAGAACGAATTACGGAAGCCTGATACTCAAGCAAAGATGAGCTGTCTCCGTGGGGTTTGTCCAAACCCGGTGCTCCGATACAAGCTTGGCAGGACATCAACAAAGTTGAAGCAGGCGGTTGTTAACCTCTACGCAAAAAAAGATTTCGCTAGCATTTCATACAATGTCCGCCCACAAGATGTATCCGTGGTATCTGACAAACATTATGAGGCATTTGATTCGAGGAATTTAACTGTCAAGAAGATCATGGATGAACTGAGAATTCCTAATACCGACCTGATTATGGTGTATGGTATTGGAGGCGTGGGGAAGACCACACTGGTTGAACAAGTCCTTAGGCAAGCtgtaaaagaaaagttatttgCTGATGCGGTTATGGTAAGAAGTGTGCAAAATCCGGACCTTGAAGGAATTCAAAAAGAAATTGCGAGAAAGTTGGGTATGGAAGTTCAAGAAAGCGAAACTATGTCAGTAAGAGCACTTCATCTATGTGACAGGGTAAAAGACAAGAAAGTTCTTGTAATTTTAGACAACATTTGGGAAAGCATTGACTTGGAGGCGGTAGGACTTCCTTGTCTGCCGAATTGTAGAATACTTTTGACATCCAGAACTCGAAAACTGCTATCCTCAGACAAGCGGTTGCAAAAAGACTTTGAGCTTCGAGTTTTAAACGAGAAAGAAGCTTGGCGTTTATTTGAGGCGAAAGCAGGTGATGTTGTTAAAAATCCCGACATACGAACTGTGGCAACCGATGTCGCCAAAAAATGCGGAGGTTTGCCACTTTTGGTTGTCACAGTCGCAAGCTCTTTAAGAAATAGAAGTACTTTACCACTATGGAAGAATGCCTTCAGTCGCCTAAAAGTGTTTGACAACGAAGACCCAGCGGAACAAGAAGCATACTCGGCTTTAGAGTGGAGTTACAATCAATTGGATGATCCCAAGCTGAAGCGACTATTCTTGATCTGTGGAATTATGGTAAATCATAGCGTATACACTAATCTGACAGACTTGTTGAAACATACAATtggtttgggtttgtttaagAACTTCGATTCGGTGGAGGAAGCACGACATGCATTGCACGCGTGGATTGAAGAGCTTAAAGATTCTGGTCTGTTACTCGACACCGAGAACAATACATTAATCACAATGCATGATTTGTTACGTGATGTTGCCATCTCGATTGCATCCAAAGGCCACCGTGCCTTACTAAGAGCAGAAGGAGATGTCTTGAAGGAATGGCCAAACAATAaggatttttctgaaaattgcACAATGATCTCTTTGTCTTGCAAAAACATCCCTAGGCTTCCTGAAGTTTTGAAATGCCAACAACTGgagtatttttttttgcactttAATGGTGACTTGCTTGAAATCCCAGGTAACTTCTTTGAGGATATGAAAGAGCTTAAAGTTATGGATTTAACCAGTCCGCGTATTTCGTCGCTGCCTCCATCTCTTCTGCTCCTAGAAAATCTTCGAACATTGTGTTTGGATAATTGCGTGTTGGGAGACATAACTCTAGTCGGACAGCTATTGCAACTAGAAATTCTCAGCTTTATACAATCGAAGTTTGAAGAGTTGCCTGAAGAAATAGGGAAATTGACTCGTCTTCGACTGCTGGATTTAAGCTGGTGCTCTAAACTCAAAGTGATTTCACCTAATGTTATATCACGTTTGACAAGTCTAGAAGACTTGAGAATGAAAGACAGCTTCAACGGATGGGTGCCCGAAGGAGTAACCGGAGAAAGAAGTAATGCTAGCCTTTCAGAAATGAAGGACTTGCCTCTTTTAGCTGCATTAAGCATACATGTTCCACATGCTGGCAGTATTCCGAGGGACTTGTTCACTGACAAGTTAAAAAGATACCAAATATTAATCGGTGCTTCGTGGGAATGGTACGATGCGGATGAAACCCTCAACACATTGAAGCTAAAGCTCCCAACTGGCTGTGAATTGGACAATGGTCAAGAAATGTTGTTGAAGAGATCATGTGAAAATTTGTATTTGGATGGGTCGGAGGGAGCTGATAATGTTGTGTACCACTCAAGtagtgaagattttcaacaactCAAGCATCTCCATGTCCAAAACAATGCCCAATATACACATATCATTACTGAGGAGGTATGCCACTAG